In Pirellulales bacterium, one genomic interval encodes:
- the cphA gene encoding cyanophycin synthetase, whose product MRGPNIWASFPVLEAWVNLGELKDLASDELPGFSDRLKTWLPSLVEHRCSVGQRGGFFERLRRGTYLAHIWEHVVLELQSLAGADCGFGRTRETETESGVYKVAIEYNDEALCRAAMEAGRKLCLAAVNGKPFDLHAAVAELRKIYQISRLGPSTQGIVDAAIARGIPAQRLNNESLVQLGWGAKQRRIMAAETDQTSSVAETIAQDKDLTRSLLASIHVPVPEGRPVTSAEDAWEAAQEIGVPVVVKPRYGSKGCGVATNLLTREQVMEAFAAARAERPNVMVEKHIVGDDYRLLIIGGKFVAAARREPARIVGNGVQTVRQLVDEVNKDPRRGEDHATCLSKIPLDEVSRQVLAEQGFAVDSIPPAGQTLLIRRNANLSTGGTAADVTDLVHSDVAARAIEAAHMIGLDIAGVDVVCQDLSRPLEDQGGMVVEVNAAPGLRMHSNPSSGKARPVGQAIISTIFPEGQTGRIPVVSVTGVNGKTTTTRLIAHMVRQTGRHVGMTCTEGVFLDDRRLESGDCSGPNSARKLLGNPYVEAAVLECARGGILRSGLAFDRCDVAVVTNIGEGDHLGMNDIETLEKLARVKRVPVEAMGEDGTAVLNAADPLVAEMAARCVGKVVFFAREPNHPVILKHRAAAGRAVIVREGTIMLVEGDCEIPLIPVNRVPLTHEGRIGFQVENALASVGAVWSLGLTRELIRAGLESFSAGIEHAPGRFNLLEVNGAAVVVDYGHNTSSLAAMFEALENFPHQQRTAVYTVAGDRRDVDMIRQGELLGQAFDRVILYEDHYVRGRQPGEIMSRLREGLAKGHRVQSVEEVFGAVKAIDLALATLRPGELLLLQADTVDETVAYVRQYLETHHSARQVSLQQAIATAQRRAVSLVTEAATTNGYANGAHLNGNDHGGNGHNGNGHAMPGAKPAVELAESHVAVALAD is encoded by the coding sequence TTGCGAGGGCCTAACATCTGGGCAAGTTTTCCTGTCCTTGAAGCTTGGGTAAACCTGGGTGAGTTAAAGGACTTGGCTTCAGATGAACTCCCCGGCTTTAGCGATCGATTGAAAACTTGGCTCCCTTCGCTGGTCGAACATCGATGCAGCGTTGGCCAGCGCGGCGGGTTTTTTGAACGGCTGCGTCGCGGCACATATCTGGCACATATCTGGGAACATGTGGTTCTGGAGTTGCAATCGCTGGCCGGCGCAGATTGCGGTTTTGGGCGCACGCGCGAAACCGAAACTGAATCAGGCGTCTACAAAGTTGCCATCGAGTACAACGATGAAGCGCTGTGCCGCGCTGCGATGGAAGCGGGGCGCAAATTGTGTTTGGCGGCCGTCAACGGCAAGCCTTTCGATTTGCACGCGGCAGTCGCGGAATTGCGAAAAATCTACCAGATTTCGCGGCTGGGGCCGAGTACCCAAGGAATTGTCGATGCGGCCATTGCTCGGGGAATTCCTGCCCAACGCTTGAACAACGAAAGTCTCGTGCAGCTTGGGTGGGGTGCCAAGCAGCGCAGGATTATGGCGGCCGAAACCGACCAGACGTCGTCGGTGGCGGAAACGATCGCGCAAGACAAGGATCTGACGCGATCGCTATTGGCGAGCATTCACGTCCCGGTTCCCGAGGGGCGGCCGGTCACGAGCGCCGAAGACGCCTGGGAAGCAGCTCAAGAAATTGGCGTCCCGGTCGTTGTTAAACCGCGGTATGGCAGCAAAGGCTGTGGCGTCGCAACCAACTTGTTAACTCGCGAACAAGTGATGGAAGCCTTTGCGGCTGCCCGTGCCGAACGGCCCAATGTGATGGTCGAAAAGCACATCGTCGGAGACGATTACCGGCTGCTCATTATCGGCGGCAAGTTCGTTGCGGCGGCGCGACGCGAACCGGCTCGCATTGTCGGCAATGGCGTCCAAACCGTGCGGCAACTGGTCGATGAGGTCAACAAAGATCCTCGTCGCGGCGAAGATCACGCCACTTGCCTGAGCAAAATTCCGCTCGACGAAGTTTCGCGTCAAGTGCTGGCAGAGCAAGGATTCGCGGTCGATTCGATTCCCCCCGCGGGCCAAACCTTGCTCATTCGGCGGAATGCAAACCTCAGTACCGGCGGCACGGCGGCCGATGTCACCGACCTGGTGCATTCCGATGTGGCCGCACGCGCGATTGAAGCCGCCCACATGATCGGTCTCGACATCGCGGGCGTTGACGTCGTCTGCCAAGACTTGTCGCGCCCGCTGGAAGACCAAGGGGGCATGGTCGTCGAAGTCAATGCTGCGCCGGGATTGCGGATGCACTCGAACCCGTCGAGCGGTAAGGCGCGGCCGGTCGGGCAAGCGATTATTTCCACGATCTTTCCCGAAGGCCAAACCGGCCGCATCCCCGTCGTGTCGGTGACCGGCGTCAATGGCAAGACAACGACCACGCGCTTGATTGCTCACATGGTCCGCCAAACCGGACGCCACGTGGGCATGACCTGCACCGAAGGCGTGTTTCTCGACGACCGCCGGCTCGAGAGCGGAGATTGCAGCGGGCCAAATAGCGCTCGAAAACTGTTGGGGAACCCGTATGTTGAAGCCGCGGTCCTCGAATGCGCTCGCGGCGGTATCTTGCGAAGCGGGTTGGCTTTCGACCGTTGTGACGTGGCCGTGGTGACGAACATTGGCGAAGGCGATCACCTCGGCATGAACGACATCGAAACCCTGGAAAAACTGGCTCGCGTCAAGCGAGTGCCCGTCGAGGCCATGGGCGAGGATGGGACCGCCGTGTTAAACGCGGCCGATCCGCTAGTCGCGGAAATGGCGGCTCGCTGCGTGGGCAAGGTCGTATTTTTTGCTCGCGAACCAAATCACCCGGTCATTTTGAAACATCGTGCTGCCGCCGGCCGCGCCGTCATCGTCCGAGAAGGAACGATCATGCTGGTGGAAGGCGACTGCGAGATTCCACTCATTCCGGTCAATCGGGTGCCCTTGACGCACGAAGGGCGCATCGGCTTCCAGGTCGAAAACGCGCTGGCATCGGTCGGCGCCGTTTGGAGTCTTGGTTTGACGCGCGAGCTGATTCGTGCGGGATTGGAATCGTTTAGCGCAGGCATCGAGCATGCGCCGGGGAGATTCAATCTGCTGGAAGTGAACGGCGCCGCGGTGGTGGTCGATTACGGCCACAACACTTCGTCGCTGGCGGCAATGTTCGAGGCGCTTGAAAATTTTCCGCACCAACAACGAACTGCCGTCTATACGGTGGCCGGCGATCGACGCGATGTCGACATGATTCGCCAAGGCGAGCTGCTTGGACAAGCATTCGACCGCGTCATCTTGTACGAAGACCACTACGTCCGCGGCCGTCAGCCGGGCGAAATCATGAGCCGCCTGCGCGAAGGATTGGCCAAGGGACATCGCGTACAAAGCGTTGAGGAAGTCTTCGGTGCCGTCAAGGCCATCGATTTGGCTCTGGCCACGCTGCGTCCCGGCGAATTGCTGCTGCTCCAAGCCGACACGGTCGATGAAACTGTCGCCTACG